The proteins below come from a single Stomoxys calcitrans chromosome 1, idStoCalc2.1, whole genome shotgun sequence genomic window:
- the LOC106094818 gene encoding retinin: MFKLVVLSVLLAVAAARPGYLAGHGPVLVAAPATVIHEPAYAKVGAIVKSYPTAVSHQSISQVHSSAHVVQPIVAPVVKTTYAAAPLALHASYHAPALPLAHGWAHGW, from the exons ATGTTCAAATTG GTGGTGTTGTCTGTTCTTTTAGCCGTAGCTGCTGCTCGTCCCGGTTACTTGGCTGGTCATGGCCCCGTTCTGGTTGCCGCTCCTGCCACCGTTATCCATGagcccgcctatgccaaggttGGGGCCATTGTCAAGTCCTATCCCACTGCAGTGTCTCATCAATCGATCTCCCAGGTCCACAGCTCTGCCCATGTTGTACAACCCATTGTGGCTCCTGTGGTGAAGACGACTTATGCTGCAGCTCCTTTGGCATTGCATGCCAGCTATCATGCTCCTGCTTTGCCTTTGGCCCATGGCTGGGCTCATGGTTGGTAA